Below is a window of Cytophaga hutchinsonii ATCC 33406 DNA.
GCTGCAGAATTCTACCGTATTTTATTTTACTAATCTGTATGCAGATAGCTTGAGAACGCAGCGCTTAGCACTACTGGATACCTGCAGTGAAAAAATTAACCCACCATATAAATATACCTTTGCCGTTTACACAGAAGACGTAAGGCGGGACGATTATTTTGTAACGTTTCATCAGCTAATAAAGACAAAACAAATTGACACACTACTGCCTGTTGAACAAATTACTTATTCCAGAGATACATTGACTTATATACGCAAAGAGAATGATTTTTTTATTGAACAGGGAATGGATTCCGTGTTTATTGTTGTTCATATCGGCAAGGCAATGTTCGGCTATGCAATTGAAAATAGATGGTTAAAATATGGTGCCGTAATTAATATAGGTATTACCGCCGATGCAAAGGCTTTATATAAGGCATATTACAGGCCGGAACATTTTGAACCGATGGATGAAATTATTGATTGTCCGTTTTTATATTTTTCAAGAACGTATCTGCAAAACAAAAAAAGAAGGAAACGGAGTGTGATTTTTGTAACCTGTAATCCGGTATGTGATCCAATACGTATTCCGTGTATTTTCCCGGCTACCGATCACAGCTATAAAAAATCAGATCTCAAATAGGCGAACCGGGGAAACGCAGCCTTTAGTCAGCATATAAAAAATATGCTGACTATATAAACAACCGTACATTTTTCCGGCAGGTATTAAAAGCGAAGAGGCTGCTATATATAGCAGCCTCTTCGCTTTTAATTTTTTATCTGATCCGATGTATTAGCTTAATCTCTTAGGTTTTGACCCTACAAAACCATAATACATGATGTATACATAACAAATCAACGGAACAATGAATGACGTCTGTAAACCGCTGTTAGCCTCGCCATAAAGTAAACCCTGAAGCGGAGGAATAATAGCACCGCCTACAATAGCCATTACCAACAAAGAAGCTCCCTGGCCGGTATCTACACCAAGATCTTTAATCGCTAATGTAAAGATGGTAGGGAACATAATAGAGTTGAACAAGCCGATTGATAACACCGCCCACATAGCAATAGATCCGCTTGCAAACATGGTAACAGCAAGTAAGAAACAAACAATACCAGCAAACAAACCTAATGTAAAGCCTGGTTTATTTTTACCATAATAGAAAGCTGCTAAATTTAAGAGCGTAATACCTGTGAAGTAAATGGGGGTCGTAAAATCCATCGGCATATTTTCACCATGCAATAAAATATCTTTGTTCATTAAGAATGTTCCAAGGATATAAGAAAGCAACATAATACCGGCAAGCATTACACCGTGTTTTTTAATGTCTGTTGTTTCATTTAAGAAAATTGCACCGAAGAAACGGCCGATCATGGCACCTCCCCAATAGAACGATAAATATTTATCTGCTTTTTCAGGAGTTAAGCCAGCAATTTTTTCAAGTTCAAGGTAATTGATGATTGCTGAACCGATAGATACTTCGCCGCCTACATAAAAGAAGATACAGCCAACACCTAATAATAAATGTAAATACTTGTACGCACCAATTCCTTTTTGCTCCGCCTCGCCGTCATTACCGGATAATTTAGGAAGCGGTACTACAGCAATGATTGCTGCTAATACAAATAAGGCTACTGCTAAACCAATGTATGGATGCTTTACAGACTCCAGTGATTTTTCAACCGCTGAAGAACTTGCTTTGAAGATCAGCATGCCGCCGATAACCGGAGCGACAGTTGTACCAAGAGAGTTAAAAGCCTGGGTCATATTTAACCGGGCAGAACTACCCTGAGGTGCGCCAAGTAGCGCCACGTATGGGTTAGCGCCCATTTGAAGAATTGTAATACCCGAAGCCAATACAAATAACGCTCCAAGGAATGAATTAAAACTTTCGTTGTCAGCAGCAGGAATAAATAATAAACAGCCAATGCCTGAAACACCCAAACCAACAATGATTGCATTTTTGTAACCTATTTTTGAAATAAGATCAAAGCCTAATGCAGATACGATGAAATATAATAATGAAACAAGAAAGAATGCACTGAAAAATGCTGACTGCACCAGCATAGCCTGCCATCCCAGTAAATCAAAATGCCCTTTGAATTTTGGAATCAGAATATCATTTAAGCAGGTAATAAAGCCCCACATAAAAAATAATGTGGTAATTACAATTAATGGAAAAGTGTA
It encodes the following:
- a CDS encoding sugar MFS transporter, with protein sequence MAAIGAPVENRTSTNHDNKNYTFPLIVITTLFFMWGFITCLNDILIPKFKGHFDLLGWQAMLVQSAFFSAFFLVSLLYFIVSALGFDLISKIGYKNAIIVGLGVSGIGCLLFIPAADNESFNSFLGALFVLASGITILQMGANPYVALLGAPQGSSARLNMTQAFNSLGTTVAPVIGGMLIFKASSSAVEKSLESVKHPYIGLAVALFVLAAIIAVVPLPKLSGNDGEAEQKGIGAYKYLHLLLGVGCIFFYVGGEVSIGSAIINYLELEKIAGLTPEKADKYLSFYWGGAMIGRFFGAIFLNETTDIKKHGVMLAGIMLLSYILGTFLMNKDILLHGENMPMDFTTPIYFTGITLLNLAAFYYGKNKPGFTLGLFAGIVCFLLAVTMFASGSIAMWAVLSIGLFNSIMFPTIFTLAIKDLGVDTGQGASLLVMAIVGGAIIPPLQGLLYGEANSGLQTSFIVPLICYVYIMYYGFVGSKPKRLS